One stretch of Meriones unguiculatus strain TT.TT164.6M chromosome 7, Bangor_MerUng_6.1, whole genome shotgun sequence DNA includes these proteins:
- the LOC110544486 gene encoding olfactory receptor 1D2-like: MDGGNQSRDSEFLLLGLSEVPEHQHVLFGTFLSMYLVTVVGNVLIILAIGSDLQLHTPMYFFLANLSFTDLCFVTNTIPKMLVNLQSQNKAISYTGCLTQLFFLVSLVALDNLILAVMAYDRYVAICRPLHYTTAMSPRLCILLLILCLTLSVLYGLTHTLLMTRVTFCGSRKIHYIFCEMYVLLRLACSDTHINHMVLITTGCIIFLAPFGFMITSYICIVRAILRIPSASSKYKAFSTCGSHLAVVALFYGTLCMVYLKPLHTYSMKDSVATVMYAVVTPMMNPFIYSLRNKDMHGALGRLLRKPLQRLT; encoded by the coding sequence TCCTACTCCTGGGGCTCTCAGAGGTCCCTGAGCATCAGCACGTCCTGTTTGGGACCTTCCTGTCCATGTACCTGGTCACAGTGGTGGGAAATGTGCTCATCATCCTGGCCATCGGCTCTGACTTGCAGCTGCACAcgcccatgtacttcttcctggcCAACCTCTCCTTCACTGACCTCTGCTTTGTCACCAACACGATCCCCAAGATGCTGGTGAACCTTCAGTCCCAGAACAAGGCCATTTCCTACACAGGATGTCTGACCCAGCTCTTCTTCCTGGTGTCTTTGGTAGCCTTGGACAACCTCATCCTGGCTGTCATGGCATACGACCGTTATGTGGCCATCTGTCGGCCCCTCCATTACACCACAGCCATGAGCCCTAGGCTCTGCATCTTGCTCCTCATCTTGTGCTTGACCCTCTCTGTCCTCTATGGCCTCACCCACACACTCCTCATGACCAGAGTAACCTTCTGTGGGTCTCGGAAGATCCACTACATCTTCTGCGAAATGTATGTCCTGCTGAGGCTAGCGTGCTCCGACACGCACATTAATCACATGGTGCTAATCACCacaggctgcatcatcttccttgcTCCCTTCGGATTCATGATCACATCCTACATCTGCATCGTCAGAGCTATCCTCAGAATTCCCTCAGCCTCCAGCAAGTACAAAGCCTTTTCTACCTGTGGCTCCCACTTGGCTGTGGTGGCCCTCTTCTACGGGACACTCTGTATGGTCTATCTGAAGCCCCTGCACACCTACTCCATGAAAGATTCAGTAGCCACAGTGATGTACGCAGTGGTGACACCCATGATGAACCCTTTCATCTACAGCCTGAGGAACAAGGACATGCATGGGGCTCTGGGAAGACTTCTAAGGAAGCCGCTTCAGAGATTGACATGA